A genomic region of Methanofollis fontis contains the following coding sequences:
- a CDS encoding coiled-coil protein: protein MLDELIEKRKKALAESEQHKNRRNELNATASTHARERNTLNGQTREFVEEAQKNKELRDQYNKEVQDLKEKRNELNAQANEYFEEIESFKKDHSAFTKSSSIKELQRQIESMEFRQQTEVFSTEKERELIDKIKHLKASIKDQEDELEQNKELKTKLQAARDLRKEASDIHERVTEIAELAQKHHDLMVEFYRKADQSREAADAEHRSFVEAQEAADEEHKAFIACQKELRDYDKVISGLRTKKQRTKVTKEQRQVRQEAERIFQLFKGGEKLTTEDILLLQRSKLI, encoded by the coding sequence ATGTTGGATGAACTGATCGAAAAGAGAAAGAAAGCACTTGCCGAGTCTGAACAGCACAAAAACAGGCGTAACGAGCTGAACGCCACAGCCAGCACCCACGCCCGTGAGCGCAACACCCTCAATGGCCAGACCCGGGAGTTTGTCGAGGAGGCCCAGAAGAACAAGGAGCTCCGCGACCAGTACAACAAGGAGGTTCAGGATCTCAAGGAGAAGCGCAACGAACTCAACGCCCAGGCAAACGAATACTTTGAAGAGATCGAGTCCTTCAAGAAGGACCATTCGGCCTTCACCAAGAGTTCAAGCATCAAGGAACTCCAGCGGCAGATCGAGTCGATGGAATTCCGGCAGCAGACCGAGGTCTTCTCCACCGAGAAAGAGCGCGAGCTCATCGACAAGATCAAGCACCTGAAGGCCTCCATCAAGGACCAGGAGGACGAACTTGAGCAGAACAAGGAACTCAAGACCAAACTCCAGGCCGCGCGCGACCTCCGCAAGGAGGCCTCTGACATCCATGAGAGGGTAACCGAGATCGCAGAACTCGCCCAGAAGCACCACGACCTGATGGTGGAGTTCTATCGCAAGGCCGATCAGTCGCGTGAGGCAGCCGATGCCGAGCACAGGAGCTTTGTCGAGGCACAGGAGGCGGCGGACGAGGAGCACAAGGCATTCATTGCCTGCCAGAAGGAGCTGCGCGATTACGACAAGGTGATCTCCGGACTGCGGACGAAGAAGCAGCGGACCAAGGTGACCAAGGAGCAGCGGCAGGTCAGGCAGGAGGCCGAGCGGATCTTCCAGCTCTTCAAGGGCGGCGAGAAGCTCACGACCGAGGACATCCTCCTCCTGCAGCGCTCCAAACTTATCTAA
- the ftsZ gene encoding cell division protein FtsZ: MQSFINDAIRNAEIEKVRNTDGIIGDEDDFLGQPRIVIVGCGGAGNNTINRLHHMQVSGAETIAVNTDKQHLDMIQADKRVLIGKSLTKGLGAGGFPDVGKRAAEMARPTLEKLLETADLCFITAGMGGGTGTGVAPVVAQIAKEQGAIVVGMVSYPFQVEKARLLRAEEGLQQFSNNADSVIVLDNNRLINYVPNLPLGQAFSVMDQLIAETVKGISETITQPSLINIDYADVRAIMSKGGVACMLVGESKQQNKAESVVHECLSHPLLDIDYRGATGSLIHITGGGDLTIKDAEEIATSLTYELDPHADVIWGARINNDYEGKVRVMAIMTGVQSAQILSRSNTSFQSSPQRAPMPTPRSAPQRSFSGDRPSGHLIDFL; the protein is encoded by the coding sequence ATGCAGTCCTTTATCAACGATGCAATTAGGAATGCCGAAATTGAAAAAGTACGGAACACGGACGGGATCATTGGAGATGAGGATGATTTCCTCGGCCAGCCCCGGATTGTTATTGTCGGTTGTGGCGGTGCCGGCAACAACACCATCAACAGACTTCACCACATGCAGGTCTCGGGTGCAGAGACCATTGCGGTGAACACCGACAAACAGCACCTGGACATGATCCAGGCCGACAAGCGCGTTCTTATCGGTAAATCCCTCACAAAGGGTCTTGGTGCAGGTGGTTTCCCCGATGTCGGCAAACGCGCCGCTGAAATGGCGAGACCAACCCTCGAAAAACTGCTTGAGACTGCAGACCTCTGCTTTATCACTGCAGGCATGGGCGGCGGAACCGGCACCGGCGTTGCCCCGGTGGTCGCTCAGATTGCAAAGGAGCAGGGCGCAATCGTCGTGGGAATGGTCAGCTACCCCTTCCAGGTCGAAAAGGCCAGACTTCTCCGCGCTGAAGAGGGACTTCAGCAGTTTTCAAACAACGCCGACTCGGTCATCGTGCTCGATAACAACCGTCTCATCAATTACGTCCCGAACCTTCCCCTCGGGCAGGCCTTCTCGGTGATGGACCAGCTCATCGCCGAGACCGTGAAGGGCATCTCTGAGACGATCACCCAGCCCTCCCTCATCAACATCGACTATGCCGATGTCAGGGCCATCATGAGCAAGGGAGGCGTCGCCTGCATGCTTGTCGGCGAGAGCAAACAGCAGAACAAGGCGGAAAGCGTCGTCCACGAGTGCCTCTCACACCCGCTCCTGGACATCGATTATCGCGGCGCCACGGGCAGTCTCATCCACATCACCGGAGGCGGCGACCTCACCATCAAGGACGCCGAGGAGATCGCCACTTCACTCACCTATGAACTCGACCCCCATGCGGATGTGATCTGGGGCGCACGCATCAACAATGATTATGAGGGCAAGGTCAGAGTCATGGCCATCATGACCGGCGTCCAGAGCGCACAGATTCTGAGCCGTAGCAACACCTCATTCCAGTCGTCTCCCCAGCGCGCCCCGATGCCCACACCCCGGAGCGCACCGCAGCGGTCCTTCAGCGGCGACCGACCGAGCGGTCACCTGATCGATTTCCTCTAA
- a CDS encoding ribbon-helix-helix domain-containing protein, with amino-acid sequence MERITIRLPRQQVDMLQRLVDGGEFPTVSEAVRHAVRELIEKRGDRALRESDQVSFKV; translated from the coding sequence ATGGAACGGATCACGATCAGACTTCCCAGGCAGCAGGTCGATATGCTCCAGCGACTAGTCGATGGCGGCGAATTCCCCACCGTGTCAGAGGCGGTACGGCACGCAGTACGGGAGCTTATCGAAAAGCGCGGTGATCGAGCTCTGCGGGAGAGCGACCAGGTGTCTTTCAAGGTTTAG
- a CDS encoding pyridoxal phosphate-dependent aminotransferase, translated as MSHITPEKVIHGGALLRHRKRTGRDFIDFSASLNPFPPDVRIEFDLEEAGAYPDDCYEDLKEGISRIFQRDTAEITVGNGSVEVIRSYCASVLSPGDGVYIPQPTFGEYAMSVRLAGGVLLSEASGARVRFLCNPNNPDGELTSKDDILAILDGLRDDQCLFVDEAFIELSDPGMSVSEIRHPALFVSRSITKSFAVPGLRFGFGFGDPDLVAVMERRRLPWTVNAFSEVYARAALDHYEDLAESRRRICIERERLSDRLRALGLPPRPSSTNYLLVDLPFRAADLAASLLDWGILVRDCASFGLPSAIRVAVRTEEENRQLIEALSACLP; from the coding sequence ATGTCTCATATTACTCCAGAAAAGGTTATTCACGGCGGGGCCCTCCTCCGGCATCGAAAACGGACAGGACGAGATTTCATTGATTTCAGTGCAAGCCTCAATCCTTTTCCTCCCGATGTCCGGATCGAATTTGACCTCGAAGAGGCAGGTGCCTATCCCGACGATTGTTACGAGGACCTCAAGGAGGGAATTTCTCGGATTTTTCAGAGGGATACGGCCGAGATCACCGTGGGAAATGGTTCAGTGGAGGTGATACGGTCATACTGCGCCTCGGTGCTCTCCCCCGGCGACGGCGTATATATTCCGCAACCGACATTCGGGGAGTATGCGATGTCCGTGCGCCTTGCCGGCGGTGTGCTGCTCTCCGAAGCCTCCGGCGCCAGGGTGCGGTTTCTCTGCAACCCCAACAACCCGGACGGGGAGCTGACGTCAAAAGATGATATTCTGGCGATTCTTGACGGTCTCCGGGATGACCAGTGCCTCTTTGTCGATGAGGCCTTTATCGAACTCTCTGATCCCGGGATGAGTGTATCCGAGATCCGCCACCCCGCACTGTTTGTCTCACGCTCGATCACCAAGTCGTTTGCCGTGCCCGGACTGCGCTTTGGTTTCGGGTTCGGGGATCCCGATCTGGTCGCCGTGATGGAGAGGAGACGCCTCCCATGGACGGTGAACGCATTCTCTGAGGTATACGCCCGTGCGGCGCTGGACCATTACGAAGATCTGGCGGAATCAAGGCGGCGCATCTGTATCGAACGGGAACGCCTGAGCGATCGTCTCCGGGCGCTGGGTCTCCCCCCCCGTCCGTCTTCGACGAACTATCTGCTCGTCGACCTCCCGTTCAGGGCGGCGGACCTTGCGGCATCCCTACTCGATTGGGGAATCCTGGTCCGGGACTGCGCATCCTTCGGTCTCCCTTCGGCTATCAGGGTGGCCGTGCGTACCGAAGAAGAGAACAGGCAGTTGATTGAGGCGCTCTCGGCATGCTTGCCCTGA
- a CDS encoding NTP transferase domain-containing protein, with protein MLALILAGGEGSRLQMGEKPLVLVCGRPMIERVVGAFAATGCDVVVVTSPRTPYTRNWCRVNGIDQYPAAGRGYVEDIVEAAGSLDADGPILTSVSDIPCITPGIVGRILDAHAGTGMPALSTWVPASLCNGSALRCSYQEMVHGVPACPAGVNILDGGRIDQEQPEFRLLIEEPGLGFNVNTPQDLARAERALCPDTNGLNG; from the coding sequence ATGCTTGCCCTGATCCTTGCCGGCGGCGAGGGCTCCCGCCTGCAGATGGGGGAAAAACCCCTGGTGCTTGTCTGCGGGCGACCGATGATCGAGCGAGTCGTCGGTGCCTTCGCCGCTACGGGGTGCGATGTGGTCGTCGTCACCTCGCCGCGTACCCCGTATACCCGGAACTGGTGCCGGGTCAACGGGATCGATCAGTATCCTGCGGCCGGGAGGGGGTATGTTGAAGATATCGTCGAGGCGGCGGGGTCGCTCGATGCGGACGGACCCATCCTCACCTCGGTCTCAGACATCCCCTGCATCACCCCGGGGATCGTCGGGAGGATCCTGGACGCCCATGCCGGAACAGGGATGCCGGCGCTCTCCACCTGGGTGCCCGCATCCCTCTGCAATGGATCAGCGCTCCGCTGCTCCTACCAGGAGATGGTCCATGGCGTGCCTGCCTGCCCGGCGGGCGTGAACATCCTGGACGGTGGGCGGATCGACCAGGAACAGCCCGAATTCCGCCTCCTCATCGAAGAACCGGGCCTTGGATTCAATGTGAACACCCCCCAGGACCTCGCCCGCGCCGAGCGCGCCCTCTGTCCGGACACAAACGGGCTGAACGGTTGA
- a CDS encoding ornithine cyclodeaminase: protein MQMSREIELEGHIIDSGIMTKVMDQVMDMGGNFEILVFDVGKQKTDPSYARLRIAAPTEEQLDLILSEVFRLGAHYPIVADAALVPAEGDRIVPKGFYSTTNHPTQVKVGGEWIPVEFLEMDCILVVDKEQKRACCTPLSKLKKGDLVVVGEDGVKVDYPERPREGGRFEFMHGTVSPERPSETLIEQIAREIIDIKRGGKEVVLVGGPAIIHTGGGPALAEIIRKGYIDVVLAGNALATHDIESNLFGTSLGMDIRTAKNVTGGHKHHIYAISEVMRAGSIRSAVEKGVITGGVMYECVCNKVPYVLAGSIRDDGPLPDVITDVMVAQDTMRRHLRDAGMVLMVATLLHSVAVGNCLPSQVRTICVDINPASVTKLMDRGTTQAIGVVSDAGTFFPMLAKKLDEYAKTFSV from the coding sequence ATGCAGATGTCCCGGGAGATTGAACTGGAAGGGCATATCATCGATTCCGGCATCATGACGAAGGTGATGGACCAGGTCATGGACATGGGGGGCAACTTTGAGATCCTGGTCTTTGATGTGGGGAAACAGAAGACCGATCCGAGCTATGCCCGCCTCCGGATCGCCGCTCCAACGGAGGAGCAGCTCGACCTGATCCTCTCCGAGGTCTTCAGGCTGGGGGCACATTATCCGATCGTGGCGGATGCCGCCCTGGTGCCCGCTGAAGGCGACCGCATCGTCCCGAAGGGCTTTTACTCAACGACCAATCACCCCACGCAGGTGAAGGTGGGCGGCGAGTGGATACCGGTTGAATTCCTTGAGATGGACTGTATCCTGGTCGTCGATAAAGAACAAAAACGGGCCTGCTGCACTCCCCTCTCCAAACTGAAGAAAGGCGATTTGGTTGTTGTTGGTGAAGACGGTGTGAAGGTGGACTACCCGGAGCGGCCCAGGGAGGGGGGGCGGTTTGAGTTCATGCACGGCACGGTCTCGCCCGAACGTCCGTCCGAGACCCTCATCGAGCAGATCGCCCGGGAGATCATCGACATCAAACGCGGTGGAAAGGAGGTCGTGCTCGTCGGCGGTCCGGCGATCATCCACACCGGCGGCGGTCCGGCGCTTGCCGAGATCATCAGGAAGGGGTATATCGATGTTGTTCTGGCCGGCAACGCCCTGGCCACCCATGACATCGAGTCCAACCTCTTCGGCACCTCACTCGGTATGGACATCAGGACGGCGAAGAATGTCACCGGTGGGCACAAGCACCATATCTATGCGATCTCTGAGGTGATGCGGGCGGGCTCGATCCGGAGTGCCGTTGAGAAGGGTGTGATCACCGGCGGGGTGATGTACGAGTGTGTCTGCAATAAAGTGCCCTATGTGCTGGCGGGTTCGATCCGGGACGACGGCCCCCTCCCGGATGTGATCACCGATGTGATGGTGGCCCAGGACACCATGCGCCGGCACCTGCGGGATGCGGGCATGGTGCTGATGGTGGCCACCCTCCTCCACTCAGTGGCGGTTGGCAACTGCCTGCCCTCGCAGGTGCGGACGATCTGTGTGGACATCAACCCGGCCTCGGTGACCAAACTGATGGACCGCGGCACCACACAGGCGATCGGTGTGGTCTCTGATGCCGGCACCTTCTTCCCGATGCTGGCGAAGAAACTGGACGAGTACGCAAAAACGTTCAGCGTGTGA
- a CDS encoding archaeosine biosynthesis radical SAM protein RaSEA — MVSVEPEKPLAAWTGKDRYDGEILNSLTIIFKSGGCSYRQCLMCGYRFEGHFGASPEEVLRSLRGQLAWIRERYDLPAIGMIKIFTSGSFMDPAEVPPAFREEVARAFAGKVVVIETRPEYVDAEALESMRREIGTPLHVAMGLETTDDAIREKSIRKGFTFADFIAASERAREAGVGVKAYLLLKPLFLTEQEAIDDMIRSIAGVTPHCGMISMNACTVQKGTELERHWRRHAYRPPYLWSILEVLEKARTDVPIFCDPVGGGYIRGPHNCGKCDREIVAGINEFALTGDVELVRALLEMECGCKREWEYVREHERPWCMPLTR, encoded by the coding sequence ATGGTATCTGTTGAGCCTGAAAAACCACTCGCAGCCTGGACGGGAAAAGACCGATACGACGGCGAGATACTGAATTCTCTCACGATCATCTTCAAGAGCGGGGGATGCTCCTACCGGCAGTGCCTGATGTGCGGCTACCGCTTCGAAGGGCATTTCGGGGCTTCCCCTGAGGAGGTCCTCCGCTCGTTGCGGGGGCAGCTGGCCTGGATCAGAGAGCGCTACGACCTCCCGGCCATCGGCATGATCAAGATCTTCACCTCAGGGAGTTTCATGGACCCTGCCGAGGTGCCCCCCGCCTTCAGGGAAGAGGTCGCCCGCGCCTTCGCCGGAAAGGTCGTGGTCATCGAGACCAGACCAGAATATGTGGACGCAGAGGCGCTGGAGTCTATGCGCCGGGAGATCGGGACCCCCCTCCACGTGGCCATGGGGCTCGAGACCACCGACGACGCCATCAGGGAGAAGTCGATCAGGAAGGGTTTCACCTTCGCCGACTTCATTGCCGCCTCAGAGCGAGCCCGTGAGGCCGGAGTCGGCGTCAAGGCCTACCTCCTCTTAAAACCCCTTTTCCTCACCGAACAGGAAGCGATCGACGACATGATTCGCTCGATTGCCGGGGTCACCCCCCACTGCGGCATGATCTCAATGAACGCCTGCACCGTCCAGAAGGGCACCGAACTGGAACGCCACTGGCGCCGGCACGCCTACCGCCCCCCCTACCTCTGGAGCATCCTGGAGGTGCTCGAAAAGGCCAGGACTGACGTCCCGATCTTCTGTGATCCCGTCGGCGGCGGCTATATCAGGGGCCCGCACAACTGCGGAAAATGCGATCGTGAGATCGTCGCCGGGATCAACGAGTTCGCCCTCACCGGCGACGTCGAACTGGTCCGCGCCCTCCTCGAGATGGAGTGCGGCTGCAAAAGAGAGTGGGAGTATGTGCGGGAGCATGAACGCCCCTGGTGCATGCCCCTCACACGCTGA
- a CDS encoding ABC transporter ATP-binding protein, with translation MTAILDARNLTKVYGDTTALGGVTLSVEQGALFGLLGPNGSGKTTMIKLLTGQIRPSSGTATVLGRDVASDPVGVRSLVGIIPEQETPPSFLTPEEYLRLVGSIRRIPDVEEGMAWWFDYLEFGDKRHVLCKDLSRGTRQKLMFAQAFLHRPVLALIDEPLINFDPIMQERVKEFLAGYVKEGNTIFLSTHILEIAEEICSDFAVLHRGELLSTGKVAGVIGEGRHLGDYFLSLVRTGGHA, from the coding sequence GTGACCGCCATACTTGATGCCAGGAACCTCACGAAGGTCTACGGGGACACCACCGCACTGGGCGGCGTAACCCTCTCGGTCGAGCAGGGGGCGCTCTTCGGGCTTCTCGGCCCCAACGGATCAGGGAAGACCACGATGATCAAACTCCTGACCGGCCAGATCCGGCCCTCGAGCGGCACGGCGACGGTGCTTGGCCGCGACGTCGCCTCCGACCCCGTGGGGGTGCGTTCACTGGTCGGGATCATCCCTGAGCAGGAGACCCCCCCCAGTTTCCTCACCCCCGAGGAGTACCTCCGCCTTGTCGGGTCGATCAGGCGGATCCCTGACGTCGAGGAGGGGATGGCGTGGTGGTTCGACTACCTGGAGTTCGGGGACAAGCGCCACGTACTCTGCAAGGACCTCTCGCGGGGCACCCGGCAGAAACTGATGTTTGCGCAGGCCTTCCTCCACCGCCCGGTGCTCGCCCTCATCGACGAACCGCTCATCAACTTCGACCCCATCATGCAGGAGCGGGTGAAAGAGTTCCTGGCCGGCTACGTGAAGGAGGGCAACACCATCTTCCTCTCCACGCATATCCTGGAGATCGCCGAGGAGATCTGTTCGGACTTCGCCGTCCTCCACAGGGGTGAACTCCTCTCCACCGGGAAGGTGGCCGGTGTCATCGGCGAGGGGCGGCACCTCGGGGACTACTTCCTCTCACTGGTCAGGACGGGCGGACATGCTTGA